Proteins encoded together in one Armatimonadota bacterium window:
- a CDS encoding Zn-dependent oligopeptidase, with the protein MQKWTHLRATSIGALILLAATGLGQEVPANVTAALKKADAGIAAILKIKPKDRNFWNTFASLDKISAQLDVDTSLTVFMQYVSTNAEERDSARAADEAVTNWAIALGKREDLYKALKAAAATKAKLSPEEQRLCDHWLRDFRRSGMGLDAAKRKQLQGIEEQLNKLGIDFQRNIAEDETKVALAPDELKGVPAEVLKRIPMTNGLYLVGMDTPTYSAIMDNCEVALTRQKCWLAHKRRGGLKNVQVLERLIPLRAQQAKMLNYKSPVDYEVEIRMARNSDTIAKFYEQLEPLVRQKRDADMVEFNEVKRKATGDPNAKLDVWDYAFYKNALLRDKYAVDQDKVAEYLPMEKVVAGLFSITSKLYNIEYRDITSKAAELKLPLWHEDVKLYEVVSMEDGKLLGRMYTDLYPRPAKYSHAACWGLRPRYYLNGKEQVPLAALVCNFTKPTAEKPSLLPHDEAETFFHEFGHGLHHILSQCRYARFSGTSVARDFVEAPSQMLENWVWDPAVLDTFAAHYQTGEKFPKALLDGMVRARTLGSGIETSFQLFLGEMDQAFHTVPDGKVDTVAKYKEVFGRLMPYAPINESMYHASFTHMVGYQGAYYGYLWSLVYAQDMFQRFEELGLLNPEAGKYYRNKILGRGGSMEEMDMLKDYLGREPKMDAFLKHLGLGG; encoded by the coding sequence ATGCAGAAGTGGACTCATCTGCGCGCGACCTCCATCGGCGCGCTCATTCTCCTCGCAGCAACTGGACTTGGACAAGAAGTGCCTGCCAACGTAACGGCGGCCCTCAAGAAGGCGGACGCGGGAATCGCGGCCATCCTGAAGATCAAGCCCAAAGACCGCAATTTCTGGAACACCTTCGCGTCACTGGACAAGATCTCGGCTCAGCTCGACGTGGACACGTCGCTCACCGTCTTCATGCAATACGTGTCCACCAACGCCGAGGAGCGAGATTCGGCGCGGGCGGCAGATGAGGCCGTCACCAATTGGGCCATCGCGCTCGGCAAGCGTGAGGACCTTTACAAGGCGCTGAAAGCCGCTGCGGCCACAAAAGCCAAACTTTCTCCTGAAGAGCAGCGATTGTGCGACCACTGGCTGCGCGATTTCCGGCGTTCGGGCATGGGCCTAGACGCCGCCAAGCGAAAGCAGCTCCAGGGTATCGAAGAGCAGCTCAACAAGCTGGGCATCGACTTTCAGCGCAACATCGCCGAAGACGAGACCAAGGTGGCGCTGGCGCCAGATGAGCTCAAAGGCGTTCCCGCAGAAGTCCTCAAGCGGATCCCGATGACGAACGGCCTTTACCTGGTCGGCATGGACACGCCCACTTACTCCGCCATCATGGACAACTGCGAAGTGGCGCTCACGAGGCAGAAGTGCTGGCTCGCGCACAAGCGCCGAGGCGGCCTCAAAAACGTCCAAGTGCTCGAGCGGCTAATCCCCTTGAGGGCACAACAAGCCAAGATGCTCAACTACAAGTCCCCAGTCGACTACGAGGTCGAGATCCGCATGGCGCGCAACTCGGACACCATCGCCAAGTTCTATGAGCAGCTCGAACCGCTGGTCCGCCAGAAGCGAGATGCCGACATGGTGGAATTCAACGAGGTCAAGCGCAAGGCGACAGGCGACCCGAACGCCAAGCTCGACGTCTGGGACTACGCTTTCTACAAGAATGCCCTGCTCCGGGACAAGTACGCCGTCGATCAGGACAAGGTCGCCGAGTACCTTCCGATGGAAAAGGTGGTCGCCGGGCTCTTCTCCATCACCTCGAAGCTCTATAACATCGAGTACCGCGACATCACGTCCAAAGCAGCCGAACTCAAGCTGCCGCTCTGGCATGAAGACGTGAAACTCTACGAGGTCGTGAGCATGGAGGACGGCAAGCTCCTGGGCCGGATGTATACGGACCTCTATCCACGGCCCGCCAAATACTCGCACGCGGCGTGTTGGGGCTTGCGGCCCCGCTACTATCTGAATGGCAAGGAGCAGGTGCCCTTGGCGGCGCTCGTATGCAACTTTACCAAGCCCACTGCGGAGAAGCCTTCCCTTCTGCCCCACGATGAAGCCGAGACCTTCTTCCACGAGTTCGGCCACGGCCTACACCACATCCTCTCGCAGTGCCGCTACGCGCGATTCTCGGGCACTTCGGTGGCCAGGGACTTCGTCGAAGCACCCTCACAGATGCTGGAGAACTGGGTATGGGACCCGGCGGTGCTCGACACGTTTGCCGCGCACTATCAGACAGGGGAGAAGTTCCCCAAAGCCCTTCTGGACGGAATGGTTCGGGCGCGCACCCTGGGCTCTGGGATCGAGACCTCGTTCCAGCTCTTCCTGGGCGAGATGGACCAAGCCTTCCATACGGTGCCCGACGGCAAGGTAGACACGGTCGCCAAGTACAAAGAGGTCTTTGGAAGGCTCATGCCCTATGCGCCGATCAACGAGTCCATGTACCACGCTTCGTTCACGCATATGGTCGGCTATCAGGGTGCCTATTATGGATACCTTTGGTCGCTGGTGTATGCCCAGGACATGTTCCAGCGATTCGAGGAGCTGGGTCTGCTGAATCCTGAAGCGGGCAAGTACTACCGAAACAAGATTCTGGGTCGAGGGGGCTCCATGGAAGAAATGGACATGCTGAAGGACTATTTGGGCCGCGAGCCCAAGATGGACGCGTTCCTAAAGCACTTGGGTCTTGGCGGCTAG
- a CDS encoding HD-GYP domain-containing protein, with amino-acid sequence MSVAPISQREAGHPFLPFASLVVAGTVLVAQPQNVWLAGAPLWHLGVWLALGVLVARITRSFSGSQYAMTLPFVTITAVEFGVLPAMLMEGLARWLADPKASLSDPARAQSACIGAGIASVCAGIALRSALGYGLLGAAAMVGLWAVLEGGIRLAANERRTLGASELPAILASSAVLISVGSTLAAAASHAQGVPLLSAVLVVPALALRQAHRGRSALLNQYYGTIAALSQMLQRAHPYTGGHVGRVASFAERTALALGLSQKRAQMVREAAVLHDIGKIAVDERILDKPEPLTDEEFAAVKRHSAYGEEIVGHVSEFRTMATWIRSHHERPDGRGYPDGLTGEAIPIESKIIAVADAFDAMTSDGEDEAGRAYRKAISEEEALAELDRCSGLQFDGKVVAAFREAVLGGAR; translated from the coding sequence ATGTCCGTAGCTCCGATTTCCCAACGCGAGGCAGGCCACCCGTTCTTGCCGTTCGCGAGTCTGGTGGTCGCCGGCACCGTACTGGTGGCGCAGCCTCAGAATGTTTGGCTGGCAGGGGCGCCGTTGTGGCACTTGGGGGTATGGCTGGCGCTTGGCGTCCTCGTGGCGCGGATCACGCGGTCCTTTTCGGGGTCCCAATACGCGATGACGTTGCCGTTTGTCACGATCACTGCGGTCGAGTTTGGGGTGCTCCCCGCAATGCTCATGGAGGGATTGGCGCGATGGCTTGCCGATCCCAAGGCGTCGCTCAGCGACCCCGCGCGGGCCCAATCGGCCTGCATCGGCGCGGGGATCGCGTCGGTTTGTGCGGGGATCGCGCTGCGGTCCGCGCTGGGCTACGGCCTTCTAGGAGCGGCGGCCATGGTGGGTCTTTGGGCGGTTTTGGAGGGAGGAATCCGGTTGGCGGCAAACGAGCGGCGAACCTTGGGAGCTTCCGAGTTGCCGGCGATCTTGGCCTCGTCGGCCGTGCTGATCAGCGTCGGCTCCACGCTGGCTGCTGCCGCGTCTCACGCACAGGGCGTTCCGCTGCTCAGCGCGGTCTTGGTGGTGCCGGCCCTCGCTCTTCGGCAGGCCCACAGAGGCCGATCGGCTCTTCTCAATCAATATTACGGAACCATCGCGGCGCTCTCTCAGATGCTCCAGCGCGCCCACCCTTACACGGGCGGGCACGTGGGAAGGGTGGCCTCCTTCGCCGAACGCACGGCGCTCGCCCTGGGGCTCTCGCAGAAGAGGGCGCAAATGGTGCGCGAGGCGGCGGTGCTGCACGACATCGGCAAGATCGCCGTGGACGAGCGCATTCTCGATAAGCCTGAGCCGCTGACCGATGAGGAATTCGCCGCGGTGAAGCGGCACAGCGCCTATGGCGAGGAGATTGTGGGCCACGTGAGCGAATTCCGCACCATGGCCACCTGGATTCGCAGCCACCACGAACGTCCCGACGGACGAGGCTATCCCGACGGGCTGACGGGCGAGGCCATTCCGATTGAAAGCAAGATCATCGCCGTCGCCGACGCGTTCGACGCGATGACCTCCGACGGCGAGGACGAGGCGGGGCGGGCATATCGCAAGGCGATCAGCGAAGAGGAGGCCCTTGCCGAACTCGACCGGTGCTCGGGCTTGCAGTTCGATGGGAAGGTGGTCGCAGCCTTTCGCGAGGCGGTGTTGGGAGGCGCGCGATGA
- a CDS encoding PEP-CTERM sorting domain-containing protein, with protein MRLFEMKLVATAPLLLIASSSLASTNLLVNPGFEEPPILGAGQSDLIVDDQKMIRTVYLGDDSYYAAISGIADWQYAIPGDHGTASDHGLMRPTSFGDPTGPRMLFINNWERRVSQSVSETIQANRTYRATVVFGMPLDQDTDPKAGLFQLIAGPMDLGNPDFLASESLVLAEWRIGSAGWLGAPLNQVVPGFSLVPLTLEYTAQPGDPGIGKVLTVSFRTESDSAGITLWDDATLTVVPEPATALGFCLGMAFLARRRR; from the coding sequence ATGCGACTCTTTGAGATGAAACTCGTGGCGACGGCTCCATTGCTGTTGATTGCGTCCAGCAGCCTCGCCTCCACGAATCTGCTCGTCAATCCTGGATTCGAAGAGCCACCCATTTTGGGGGCCGGCCAGAGCGACCTGATCGTCGACGATCAGAAAATGATCCGCACCGTCTACCTGGGCGATGACAGCTACTACGCTGCGATCTCGGGAATTGCCGACTGGCAGTACGCCATCCCTGGCGATCACGGCACCGCTTCGGACCATGGGCTGATGCGGCCGACCAGCTTCGGCGATCCCACTGGCCCTCGGATGCTCTTCATCAACAACTGGGAGCGGCGAGTAAGCCAATCGGTTAGTGAAACCATCCAGGCCAATCGAACCTATCGAGCGACCGTCGTTTTCGGCATGCCGCTCGACCAGGACACCGACCCCAAAGCCGGTCTGTTCCAGTTGATCGCCGGGCCTATGGATCTTGGAAATCCCGACTTTCTTGCGTCCGAGAGCCTTGTGCTCGCGGAGTGGCGCATAGGCTCAGCAGGTTGGCTCGGAGCACCCTTGAATCAAGTCGTCCCTGGCTTTTCTCTTGTGCCCCTCACGCTCGAATACACGGCGCAGCCGGGCGATCCGGGAATAGGCAAGGTCCTCACCGTCTCGTTCCGAACGGAGTCGGACTCTGCGGGGATCACCCTCTGGGATGATGCGACTTTGACGGTGGTTCCGGAGCCTGCTACGGCCCTTGGATTCTGCCTCGGTATGGCTTTTCTGGCTCGCCGGCGCCGCTAG
- a CDS encoding tyrosine recombinase: MGLEAEMTASTVELPALWMEPIEAYLDHLQMQLGASRHTQLAYRNDLTQAADFFRSAGLESWQQLDLRAVSRYQATLGRPLAATTAQRRLSSLRSFLKFLKQRGQGPAMDLPSTGGFRKPKVLPKALPMETLEKLLAVPDLATPKGLRDRAMLELIYGAGLRVSESCDLAMEEIDLEGRALRVTGKRGKTRYVPLPGQTIEWLRRYLESGRPALLRRPLRNVFVSDRGLAMRRTTVGQRLQAMAAKADLPEHVSPHTLRHTYAVHLLKGGADLRAVQELLGHASLASTQVYTQLDLDEVRRKYQAAHPRR, translated from the coding sequence ATGGGTCTGGAAGCGGAAATGACGGCGTCCACGGTCGAGCTGCCGGCGCTCTGGATGGAACCGATTGAGGCCTATCTGGACCACCTGCAAATGCAGTTGGGCGCCAGTCGCCACACCCAGCTTGCCTATCGCAACGACCTCACCCAGGCTGCCGATTTCTTTCGCAGTGCCGGGCTTGAAAGCTGGCAGCAGCTCGACCTGCGGGCCGTCTCGCGGTATCAGGCGACGTTGGGAAGACCGCTCGCGGCCACGACGGCCCAACGCAGGCTGAGCTCGCTTCGGTCGTTTCTCAAGTTCTTGAAGCAAAGGGGCCAGGGGCCAGCGATGGACCTGCCCTCGACGGGAGGTTTCCGGAAGCCCAAGGTACTCCCCAAGGCTCTGCCGATGGAGACGCTTGAGAAGCTGCTGGCTGTCCCCGATCTCGCCACCCCAAAGGGCCTGCGGGACCGGGCGATGCTCGAACTCATCTATGGCGCCGGACTGCGCGTGAGCGAGTCCTGCGACCTCGCCATGGAAGAGATTGATCTGGAGGGCAGGGCGCTTCGCGTGACGGGCAAGCGGGGTAAGACCCGGTATGTGCCTCTGCCCGGGCAGACCATCGAGTGGCTCCGGCGATATCTGGAATCGGGGAGGCCCGCGCTGCTGAGACGGCCGTTACGGAACGTCTTTGTGTCTGATCGTGGGCTGGCGATGCGGCGAACGACCGTTGGCCAGCGGCTGCAGGCGATGGCGGCCAAGGCCGACTTGCCGGAGCACGTCAGCCCCCACACCCTGCGGCACACGTACGCCGTACACCTGCTGAAGGGGGGCGCCGACCTGCGGGCGGTTCAAGAGCTGCTTGGCCACGCCTCGCTGGCCTCGACGCAGGTCTACACCCAGCTCGACCTGGACGAGGTGAGGCGCAAGTATCAGGCGGCCCATCCGCGTCGGTAG
- a CDS encoding glycosyltransferase family 39 protein: MAQVRLIRYFPWILFLAGLGLRLVGIGWGLPNSLHNQSYHPDEIVNWGYAQEIEPQSLDFAPGFYSYGTLYLTLLRVASDVVGGYGGGIDPARPESVWTFVGNGILAGRILNAIFGALTGVLVFLLCRRWMSPLAASLAGLAIAFAPGFTVHSRFATVDVLATMLIAASALVASRLLIAEGEEALDHKQTLKLVLWAGFLAGLSAGTKYTGGLAILAVLAVIVMGRKPGWGKLALAAVGACLLGFLVSTPGCLTEPDKFWAGFSYELAHSAQGHGLVFVGLGSGFAVQIYNLIEGFGGLLLLASVAGVALAPKRLRPLVWPLLAFALPYYVVIGRSEIMFLRYSFPLLVLLAVGFGTLAEWGFERGEKVGRPLAAGLMLILGGVPIWGGLRTAGVMAAYMAGGDPRDEAALYLKEQIAKSPGTTAGIVSDPWFQTPPLFPDSTQPRARFMQNYDEAMAEMRAAGMVQYVPENPAERFDWDVRLLDELKPSLVVFSSFDIEPLARLAERAGLAPGIQLQVDRYKAFLKTLQRDYALERTFGGGLPAIHDLEYIRPWIWVWKRK, from the coding sequence TTGGCGCAAGTGCGCCTGATCCGCTACTTCCCCTGGATTCTGTTTCTCGCGGGTCTGGGCCTTCGGCTGGTGGGCATCGGCTGGGGACTTCCCAACAGCCTTCACAACCAGTCGTATCATCCCGACGAGATCGTGAACTGGGGTTACGCGCAGGAGATCGAGCCCCAGAGCCTTGACTTCGCGCCCGGATTCTACAGCTACGGCACGCTCTATTTGACGCTGCTTCGGGTTGCCTCCGACGTGGTGGGCGGTTATGGTGGTGGCATCGATCCCGCTCGGCCCGAAAGTGTGTGGACGTTCGTGGGGAACGGCATTTTGGCGGGACGGATCCTCAACGCCATCTTCGGCGCGCTCACGGGCGTCCTCGTCTTTTTGCTTTGCAGACGGTGGATGAGTCCCTTGGCGGCCTCGCTTGCCGGGCTGGCGATCGCCTTCGCGCCAGGGTTCACTGTTCATTCCCGGTTCGCCACGGTTGACGTGCTGGCGACGATGCTCATCGCTGCGAGCGCGTTGGTGGCTTCGCGGCTCCTCATCGCCGAGGGCGAGGAGGCTCTCGACCACAAACAAACGCTCAAGCTCGTGCTCTGGGCGGGGTTTCTCGCTGGGCTTAGCGCGGGCACCAAGTACACCGGTGGGTTGGCGATACTGGCCGTGCTGGCCGTCATCGTGATGGGAAGGAAGCCGGGATGGGGAAAGCTGGCGCTCGCGGCGGTGGGGGCATGCCTGCTCGGGTTCCTGGTCTCGACTCCTGGCTGCCTGACCGAGCCGGACAAGTTCTGGGCAGGCTTTTCCTATGAATTGGCACACTCGGCGCAGGGACACGGCTTGGTGTTTGTGGGTTTGGGAAGCGGCTTCGCCGTGCAGATCTACAACCTTATCGAAGGTTTTGGAGGGCTGTTGCTGTTGGCTTCGGTGGCGGGCGTCGCGCTTGCTCCGAAGAGGCTGAGGCCGCTGGTGTGGCCGCTCCTTGCGTTTGCGTTGCCCTACTACGTGGTGATCGGCCGCTCGGAGATCATGTTCCTGCGCTATTCGTTCCCGCTGCTCGTTCTCTTGGCGGTGGGTTTTGGCACGCTTGCGGAATGGGGGTTTGAGCGGGGCGAAAAGGTCGGGAGGCCCCTGGCCGCCGGGCTGATGCTGATCCTCGGCGGCGTGCCGATTTGGGGTGGTTTGAGGACGGCAGGAGTGATGGCCGCGTACATGGCAGGAGGAGACCCGCGAGACGAGGCGGCGCTCTACCTAAAGGAGCAGATCGCGAAGTCGCCTGGGACGACCGCCGGCATCGTGTCGGATCCTTGGTTCCAGACGCCGCCACTCTTCCCGGATTCAACCCAGCCGCGCGCCCGGTTTATGCAGAACTACGATGAAGCGATGGCCGAGATGCGCGCCGCAGGGATGGTCCAGTACGTGCCCGAAAACCCTGCGGAGCGTTTCGATTGGGACGTTAGGCTGCTCGACGAACTCAAGCCGTCGCTCGTCGTGTTCTCCAGCTTCGATATCGAGCCTCTGGCGCGGCTCGCCGAGCGCGCCGGGCTCGCACCTGGGATTCAACTTCAGGTGGACCGGTACAAGGCCTTCCTCAAGACGCTGCAGAGAGATTACGCGCTGGAGCGGACGTTTGGCGGCGGTCTCCCGGCGATCCACGACCTGGAGTACATTCGGCCCTGGATATGGGTCTGGAAGCGGAAATGA
- a CDS encoding DMT family transporter, translated as MQDQRHRVFSLALVVTYVSWGYNFVALKLMWSYISAPALALTRWGAMIAGLYAFCLISRVPRGIPRSDLLLVLFQGFLSLGIYMVLFLEGTTRTGPGEASIVLATAPLFTALFSALAKQEVLKRETVFWSLFAFAGVSMVVAGHGVQGGLVGDLLILGSAVVWAVATVISKPLVGKYPPATVLTVSMWGALPIILPYGYSQVLATNWAALPPVAIWHWVFVALVAGVFGFVCFYVGVKQVGASGTMIYQYAVPPLANLFAWIVLGQSLTGVQWLGFVIAFAGVFLAQRSRLR; from the coding sequence GTGCAAGACCAGCGCCACCGAGTATTCAGCCTTGCGCTGGTCGTCACCTACGTGTCCTGGGGCTACAATTTCGTCGCCCTAAAGCTCATGTGGAGCTACATCTCCGCGCCGGCCCTGGCTCTGACCCGTTGGGGCGCGATGATTGCGGGGCTCTATGCCTTTTGTCTCATCAGTCGGGTGCCCCGCGGCATTCCGCGCAGCGACCTACTTCTGGTGCTCTTTCAGGGCTTTCTTTCGCTCGGGATCTATATGGTGCTCTTCCTGGAGGGCACGACACGGACGGGCCCTGGTGAGGCTTCCATCGTGCTGGCCACGGCGCCGCTCTTCACCGCGCTCTTCTCGGCGCTGGCCAAGCAGGAGGTGCTGAAGCGCGAGACGGTGTTCTGGTCGCTCTTCGCGTTTGCAGGGGTCTCGATGGTGGTCGCGGGTCACGGCGTACAGGGCGGGCTCGTCGGCGACTTGCTGATTCTCGGTTCGGCGGTTGTATGGGCGGTGGCAACGGTCATCAGCAAGCCACTCGTGGGGAAATACCCTCCCGCGACGGTTCTGACGGTCTCTATGTGGGGCGCGCTACCGATCATCCTCCCCTATGGCTACTCCCAAGTGCTGGCCACGAATTGGGCGGCCCTGCCCCCGGTGGCAATCTGGCATTGGGTGTTCGTGGCCCTTGTCGCGGGAGTCTTCGGGTTTGTGTGTTTCTACGTCGGGGTGAAGCAGGTGGGCGCATCGGGGACGATGATTTATCAATACGCCGTTCCGCCATTGGCGAACCTTTTCGCGTGGATCGTGCTTGGACAGAGCCTTACGGGGGTCCAGTGGCTCGGGTTCGTCATCGCGTTTGCAGGCGTGTTCTTGGCGCAGAGGTCGAGGCTGAGGTAG
- the ggt gene encoding gamma-glutamyltransferase — translation MRSLPVLLGLLLSLVAAPAPSQVTETLRAKRAMVVSDSAIASRVGAEVLHKGGNAVDSAVATAFALAVTLPAAGNIGGGGFMLIRLKSGESVFVDYRETAPAAATKDMYLDKEGNVVKALSTVGQKAAGVPGTVAGLFEAHAKYGKLAWADLVEPAIKLAREGFEVSFELARGLKSRSATFKRFPASWEVFCREGKFYEWGDTLKQPDLAKTLERIAKNGRDGFYKGETARLIAEECKDGGGLITEQDLAQYQPVFREPLQSSYKGYDLITAPPPSSGGTALIEMLNILSGKDLSSYGAGSSVTYHWMLESMKRAFADRAAYMGDPDFTKIPVGQLTDKVYGAKLRATISPIFATAAKDIMPGLGQIHEGEHTTHFSVVDAEGAAVSNTYTINDSYGSHVVVRGAGFLLNDEMDDFASKPGVPNNYGLIQGEANSIAPGKRPLSSMTPTIALRHGQLVVVFGSPGGPTIINTVLQTFLNVAEFGMTIQQAVDAPRLHHQWLPDEVRWEARGLSPDTKIALEALGHRLKATPETIGSCQAIFVDPATGHRIAGLDRRLSGTGAAGY, via the coding sequence ATGAGGTCCTTGCCCGTATTGCTTGGTCTGCTCCTGTCGCTCGTCGCGGCTCCCGCCCCATCGCAGGTCACCGAAACCCTGCGCGCCAAGCGCGCGATGGTGGTCTCCGACAGCGCCATCGCTTCGAGGGTTGGCGCCGAGGTCTTGCACAAGGGAGGCAACGCAGTGGACTCCGCCGTCGCAACGGCGTTCGCCCTGGCCGTCACCCTTCCGGCTGCGGGCAACATCGGGGGCGGCGGGTTCATGCTCATCCGCCTCAAGTCGGGCGAATCGGTATTCGTGGATTACCGCGAGACGGCGCCCGCCGCCGCGACCAAGGACATGTATCTCGATAAAGAGGGCAACGTCGTCAAGGCGCTATCCACGGTCGGCCAAAAAGCCGCCGGCGTGCCCGGGACCGTCGCCGGACTCTTCGAAGCGCACGCCAAGTACGGAAAGCTCGCGTGGGCCGATCTGGTCGAGCCGGCGATCAAGCTGGCGCGCGAGGGGTTTGAAGTCAGCTTCGAACTGGCCCGAGGCCTAAAGTCGCGCTCAGCCACCTTCAAGCGGTTCCCGGCGAGTTGGGAGGTGTTTTGCCGTGAAGGCAAGTTCTACGAGTGGGGCGACACGCTGAAGCAGCCCGACCTCGCCAAGACCCTCGAACGCATCGCCAAGAATGGGCGGGACGGCTTCTACAAGGGAGAGACCGCGCGGCTGATCGCAGAGGAATGCAAAGACGGCGGCGGCCTCATCACCGAGCAAGACCTCGCCCAATACCAGCCCGTCTTTCGTGAACCGTTGCAGAGCAGCTACAAGGGCTACGACCTCATCACCGCCCCGCCTCCAAGCTCGGGTGGGACCGCCCTGATTGAGATGCTCAACATCCTCTCGGGCAAGGACCTCAGCAGCTACGGAGCAGGCTCGTCGGTGACCTACCACTGGATGCTGGAGTCCATGAAGCGGGCGTTCGCCGATCGGGCGGCCTATATGGGCGACCCCGACTTCACCAAAATCCCGGTTGGCCAGCTCACCGACAAAGTTTATGGGGCCAAACTGCGCGCCACGATCAGCCCGATCTTTGCGACCGCAGCCAAGGACATCATGCCTGGGCTCGGGCAGATTCACGAAGGCGAGCACACCACGCATTTCTCCGTCGTGGACGCAGAGGGCGCCGCCGTCTCAAACACCTACACCATCAACGACAGTTACGGCAGCCACGTCGTGGTGCGCGGCGCGGGTTTCCTGCTCAACGATGAGATGGACGACTTCGCTTCGAAGCCCGGAGTCCCGAACAACTACGGCCTGATCCAGGGCGAGGCCAACAGCATCGCTCCCGGGAAGCGGCCTCTCTCCTCGATGACGCCGACAATCGCGCTGCGCCACGGCCAATTGGTCGTGGTTTTTGGATCGCCGGGCGGGCCGACGATCATCAACACGGTGCTCCAAACGTTCCTAAACGTCGCCGAATTCGGTATGACGATCCAGCAGGCCGTCGACGCCCCGAGGCTTCATCATCAGTGGCTGCCCGACGAAGTGCGCTGGGAGGCTCGGGGCCTGAGCCCAGACACAAAGATCGCCTTGGAGGCGCTTGGCCACCGCCTCAAAGCCACGCCCGAAACCATCGGCTCCTGCCAGGCGATCTTCGTCGATCCGGCTACGGGCCACCGGATCGCGGGCCTTGACAGGAGGCTCTCCGGAACCGGCGCGGCAGGCTACTGA
- a CDS encoding DoxX family protein: protein MAEASANMHWNPAILANLAACAFFATTFIQSSYDKLTDRKGNLEWMVPHFEKSPFKGTVPMFLTALTALEFVSGWGCLIAIVSTLFSGPAWVAAAAMGCVSLTLVCLMTGQRWAKDYAAAASLTGYMACALIGLATVPMFPFGE from the coding sequence TTGGCAGAGGCAAGCGCCAACATGCATTGGAACCCTGCAATTCTCGCAAACCTGGCGGCCTGCGCGTTCTTTGCGACGACGTTTATCCAGTCCAGCTACGACAAGCTGACGGACCGCAAGGGCAACCTCGAGTGGATGGTGCCGCACTTCGAGAAAAGCCCGTTCAAGGGTACGGTGCCGATGTTTCTCACGGCGTTAACGGCTCTTGAGTTTGTCAGCGGATGGGGATGTCTGATTGCGATCGTGTCGACCCTGTTTTCGGGACCGGCTTGGGTCGCCGCGGCAGCCATGGGTTGCGTTTCGCTGACGTTGGTCTGCCTGATGACGGGTCAGCGGTGGGCCAAGGACTACGCGGCAGCGGCATCGCTTACGGGCTATATGGCGTGTGCTCTGATCGGATTGGCCACAGTCCCGATGTTCCCGTTTGGGGAGTAA